A region from the Azospirillaceae bacterium genome encodes:
- a CDS encoding SDR family NAD(P)-dependent oxidoreductase, translating into MTQPSAPRFAGRVAVVTGASRGLGAAVAKGLAAEGAHVVLIARTVGGLEEVDDAIRAAGGTATLIPQDMAADPAQLDVLGPALLDRFGRADILVANAGMLGAIGPMAHANVKEWDKVLALTLTANMRLIRTLDPLLRGSDAGRAVFLTDRYGHEPVAYWNAYAVAKAGLEMMALTYAREVLQSPLKVNLLDPGPMPTKVRAQAFPGEKPDTQPPVTRVVPTILDLVAPANARHGERIALY; encoded by the coding sequence ATGACCCAGCCTTCCGCCCCCCGCTTTGCCGGCCGCGTGGCCGTGGTCACCGGTGCCTCGCGCGGGCTGGGGGCGGCCGTCGCCAAGGGGCTGGCGGCCGAGGGCGCGCACGTCGTGCTGATCGCCCGCACCGTCGGCGGGCTGGAGGAGGTGGACGACGCCATCCGTGCCGCCGGCGGCACCGCCACGCTGATCCCCCAGGACATGGCGGCGGATCCGGCGCAGCTGGACGTGCTGGGCCCGGCGCTGCTGGACCGCTTTGGCCGGGCGGACATCCTGGTGGCCAATGCCGGCATGCTGGGCGCCATCGGCCCCATGGCGCACGCAAACGTGAAGGAATGGGACAAGGTGCTGGCCCTGACCCTGACGGCCAACATGCGCCTGATCCGCACGCTGGACCCTTTGCTGCGCGGTTCCGACGCAGGCCGCGCCGTCTTCCTCACCGACCGTTATGGTCATGAGCCGGTGGCCTATTGGAACGCCTATGCCGTCGCCAAGGCGGGGTTGGAGATGATGGCCCTGACTTATGCGCGGGAGGTGCTGCAAAGCCCGCTGAAGGTCAACCTGCTGGATCCCGGGCCCATGCCCACCAAGGTCCGCGCCCAGGCGTTCCCTGGCGAAAAGCCCGATACCCAGCCGCCGGTCACCCGCGTCGTGCCCACCATCCTGGACCTGGTGGCGCCGGCCAACGCCCGGCATGGCGAGCGCATCGCCCTTTATTGA
- a CDS encoding dienelactone hydrolase family protein, with amino-acid sequence MDDIILNRRGFAASALATGFALAVRPVSAQTIITDDDGIVAGMVNVPVKDGTMGAYRALPKRDGSGTAYPVVLVIQEIFGVHEHIRDLCRRLAKQGYYAVAPDLYFRQGDATKVQDIPTLMKDIVSKVPDDQVLSDVDATVAYVHGTGQGDTKRLAITGFCWGGRVVWLYAAHNPDLKAGAAWYGRLVGNTNELQPKNPIDLVDSLHAPVLGLYGGLDQGITQDSVEQMRAALAKAGKTKSEITVFPDAGHGFNADYRPSYNPTDAKAAWGKMLEWFKKNGVG; translated from the coding sequence ATGGACGACATCATCCTGAACCGCCGCGGTTTCGCCGCCAGCGCACTGGCCACCGGTTTCGCCCTGGCGGTACGCCCGGTCAGCGCCCAGACCATCATCACCGATGACGACGGCATCGTGGCCGGCATGGTCAACGTGCCCGTGAAAGACGGGACCATGGGCGCCTACCGTGCCCTGCCCAAGCGCGACGGGTCCGGCACCGCCTATCCCGTGGTGCTGGTCATCCAGGAAATCTTCGGCGTGCACGAACACATCCGCGACCTGTGCCGCCGCCTGGCCAAGCAGGGCTATTACGCCGTGGCGCCGGATCTCTATTTCCGCCAGGGCGACGCCACCAAGGTGCAGGATATCCCCACCCTGATGAAGGACATCGTGTCCAAGGTGCCGGATGACCAGGTGCTGTCCGACGTGGACGCCACCGTGGCCTATGTCCACGGCACCGGCCAGGGCGACACCAAGCGCCTGGCCATCACCGGCTTCTGCTGGGGCGGGCGTGTCGTGTGGCTGTACGCCGCCCACAACCCGGATCTGAAGGCCGGGGCCGCCTGGTACGGCCGGCTGGTGGGCAACACCAACGAGTTGCAGCCCAAGAACCCCATCGACCTGGTGGACAGCCTGCACGCCCCGGTGCTGGGCCTGTACGGCGGCCTGGACCAGGGCATCACCCAGGACAGCGTGGAGCAGATGCGTGCCGCCCTGGCCAAGGCCGGCAAGACCAAGAGCGAGATCACCGTCTTCCCCGACGCCGGCCACGGCTTCAACGCCGACTACCGCCCCAGCTACAACCCCACCGACGCCAAGGCCGCCTGGGGCAAGATGCTGGAATGGTTCAAGAAGAACGGCGTGGGCTGA
- a CDS encoding acyl-CoA thioesterase, protein MREKTAKMPNEVPVIRTIAMPADTNPAGDIFGGWLMSQMDLAAGNVAARTARGRAATVAVDAIAFLGPVFVGDEVSLFGRLVSRGRTSMRIEVEAWRRSRDADDTNKVTEAVFTFVAIDENRRSRPLPPPLPPEEDDTI, encoded by the coding sequence ATGCGTGAGAAGACCGCCAAGATGCCAAACGAGGTGCCCGTCATCCGCACCATCGCCATGCCGGCGGACACCAACCCGGCGGGCGACATCTTCGGCGGCTGGCTGATGTCGCAGATGGACCTGGCGGCGGGTAACGTGGCGGCCCGCACCGCCCGCGGCCGCGCCGCCACCGTGGCGGTGGACGCCATCGCCTTCCTGGGCCCCGTTTTCGTGGGCGATGAGGTCAGCCTGTTCGGGCGGCTGGTGTCGCGCGGCCGCACCTCCATGCGCATCGAGGTGGAGGCCTGGCGCCGCAGCCGCGACGCCGATGACACCAACAAGGTGACGGAGGCCGTGTTCACCTTCGTCGCCATCGATGAGAACCGCCGGTCCCGGCCGCTGCCGCCCCCCCTGCCGCCGGAAGAAGACGACACTATATGA